The Bombus vancouverensis nearcticus chromosome 12, iyBomVanc1_principal, whole genome shotgun sequence genome contains a region encoding:
- the Hmg-2 gene encoding high mobility group protein 2 yields MSESALINDVPESNGGSEQPVYNGETEEHTNKSPGSGEDKTPDSICDNGVKKNNTASAVASNTTNTTNRAKKRKKIPRDATAPKQPLTGYFRFLNDRREKVRTENPTLSFAEITKLLASEWSTLPADQKQQYLDAAEQDKERYNREFSDYKQTEAYRLFSEKQSSEKQENKKERNGTDVNSEQNDIQQDKDNDFTGFDIPIFTEEFLDHNKACEAELRQLRKATSDYEAQNAVLQRHVDSLYAAVNRLESETNQQHTTNQALQRHLDSLRSQLASCFASVPLPGTNEGATLQNIDNYVERLESLLTGNVEQSLRNAVRNAVSRLELIG; encoded by the exons atgagtGAAAGTGCACTAATTAATGATGTGCCTGAAAGTAATGGTGGATCAGAACAACCCGTTTACAATGGAGAAACTGAGGAACATACGA ACAAATCACCTGGAAGCGGAGAAGATAAAACACCTGATTCGATATGTGATAATGgagttaaaaaaaataatacagcTTCTGCTGTTGCAAGTAATACTACCAATACAACTAATAGAGctaaaaagaggaagaaaattcCAAGAGATGCCACTGCCCCTAAGCAACCTTTAACTGGTTATTTCAG atttttaaATGATCGACGAGAAAAAGTAAGGACTGAAAACCCTACTCTATCATTTGCTGAAATCACAAAACTTCTTGCTTCAGAGTGGAGTACTCTACCTGCTGATCAAAAACAGCAATATTTAGATGCAGCAGAGCAGGATAAAGAACGATATAATCGTGAATTTAGTGATTATAAACAGACAGAAGCGTACCGATTATTCAGCGAAAAACAATCttcagaaaaacaagaaaataaaaaggaaagaaatggaACTGATGTAAATTCAGAgcaaaat GATATTCAACAAGATAAAGATAATGACTTCACAGGTTTTGATATACCTATTTTTACAGAGGAATTTTTGGATCATAATAAAG CATGTGAAGCTGAATTAAGACAATTAAGGAAAGCTACATCAGATTATGAAGCTCAGAATGCGGTGCTGCAACGACATGTAGACAGTTTGTATGCAGCTGTAAATCGTTTAGAATCTGAAACAAACCAACAACACACGACTAATCAAGCTTTACAGCGTCATTTGGATTCTCTTCGTTCACAATTAGCAAGTTGTTTTGCTTCAGTACCTCTACCAG GTACGAACGAAGGTGCAACATTACAAAATATTGATAATTACGTTGAAAGACTTGAATCGTTACTGACTGGCAATGTCGAACAATCTTTGCGAAACGCTGTACGTAACGCTGTATCTCGCCTTGAATTAATTGGATGA
- the LOC117155472 gene encoding serine/threonine-protein kinase atr: MEVHDNSIILQTSTSNVTVADSVWKFINSPIIAIFSDLKNATAKQMLCSLLESIIKSSATLTTVLIPPFSNGMQNETLKCQYTAFTTWLFGVMFHLVGNPLSNEVLSNSIEIQACMLRILSRHHITMFETISNEYINILQEISEFYKISGEEDTIVLNKFHTEKDIIKNLDLQAFPITIKYCDIPQVQTSIIKIIERTGVSVWNHKILSEKVLNVIMISVPNVKFIALNLCIKLMKFSLLSKKEHENLILYVIEIIKLLPTWLNLYEVSENQLNKFLWASIELIRSLSVSSNSIELCFQIIDFTVNEMKCRDTNLNAVEEIQKVACSKIQQYFIMRPRICSLSETEKFISYFEYCPDFIIIFIHCVLIDIKHTVSANASVNNICNSWNLLKKELITATQKERFKTSMYILKASHILQSWLKELQLTTNLYTHELDYVLKVLLKNLNSGLHQQKDIIFECLIYMIAHNESDKDLIQKILTLPFIQNIEIPVDILNNHAKEIAKSLNTDTMLKCLEALCEHGTGMERLKLLNTCIVGYQTEIAAGAVLNSVLLLKSEGVQLGSISRYVLQPALHSKEQKVHEMLVIALSKICCYLSKCGSFKRGSDNTTWTLKCKYCNDISENNINSNAYILEEYDHLLRPYFSLLSSNFVSVRLKISENILSFSNHIMSFNNNKVAKMWFLYIEDENPAIRFNIATAIKRLLLNKIGIVSKFTMTIEDDVPVCLDEFVGSLINTIVRALMKALTDANHELHDTLLITARNCGCVPLFIIERQILNIFLITILHSTSSSAAVAFATTAYHDIAKFLNVSPKVLYIRYKKDFLKLIIQCAVHNFIHYSYNMATSIHRVAKCIGYEGSRQLLCKDGHYAVCFLLPFIIDVPNARTLLHDIAELTSMDEKQMLKEYFPYICSYAFLNMPLATATECLRLVSKITQTNLSLLTRQSFMGIFEELILNFHESPKKIVGLLKIISDYDSNADKNYVTHKGIESYLNLRLHGILVNFDIKLGLKSDEHTQQSALASLAALMEYMGAQYLTPLRYKILATLRTSLGFKRPGFRPLVCDAWNAFIHNIAIKELGPLLPTIYVSLISLLNMYREKIITMLMFLLIKCNEECPEHIAELFFIDDIEVPVEMSSIIKARILQTRPKGFEENLKLWLKRITHETDEVIIRALMYLQKFLAENRSQLNEMILSETNIHPLIVDLLYTLLIGCQHKDESIRLLYGECLGELGAIEPSLLPRRIISRVDSKFISDMNEEFACAILFEHVRAFQMQKSSQSMDCFSLAIQEILRTYDISPQGKNSELWNSLPVTMKQIITPFLTSHYKIATISDDKTFPHPIYGSEAGSSVENWAYNWFCNMFSNIHDESLNNVLRACKLALKRDIKILTFCLPHVVAYIITNSTTQEHAKIREEILTIIDVRKKPTLDPELSRHRPLRHGHRIKADDARISEETRRTRCAQIIFSVLDHLQRWLWEQRLVRNHKYEALKNFCETLNALVVAEGCYQFQEYHRALMYLEQHMASSNKGLSEALEGGLLAKIYAQLDEPDGISGILATQDHTPTVQQLVLAHEVNGQLQDAATCYERLAQKKTLKHTYLQGMIQCYLGLDQPFTAKHITEGVLSNRSELEPLMIEHEPFWRLAHFIRFDDTSQKNIKHILLEDLKKGIKPDLSSLKKNLVSLLEDASRPGAYQQSYSYIMKLHILNEFDKAVATMLTDMGKLPMIFEEWEKRGQLVRASRGVEFVLSMRRATLDLALQLQREIENKENSVLKQEIGKIWLKSAKIARKSGLHQQAYMYILSASDSCPPQQLYIEQAQLYWQKGCQEDAFITLKRCFSSCFRPAMHYKNLPTGESLEERKQCAKAKLLYAKYNDETVNVDTDANIINYKEAIEVWREWEKSLLFCAQYYESVIDRMSDEEKDSMGRDLQVHTMNYYGKSLQYGCKYIHQSMPRMLTIWLDFASRATSRSDSLNDGEQEKFRRDALLKMSKIMEVYHERLPIFMWLTAFSQLVSRICHPSLEVQKTICTILVKLIHAYPQHSLWMMASVINSSYPARQRRCQEILSHPKLKTPEMTKLITDFHKLWERLIELSNKAIPEGVMNTTVNLLSRNLPRLLSSKEFSPIMIPTTKFRQLHLPSKGMSLENYNAFSSNWIHISGIEDNVAVMPSLQRPRRITLKGSDGKDYLFMCKPKDDLRRDFRLMEFNDIVNKYLQNDPESRQRRLYIRTYSVVPLNEECGLVEWVPNLVGFRPIIISLYKERGIAISNRELRSILCSLKDPLEKKKKVFLQQLLPRHPSVLGDWFRLTFPDPYGWYEARTAYIRTTAVMSMVGYILGLGDRHGENILFDSKCGDCVHVDFNCLFNRGELFEWPERVPFRLTHNMVDAMGPLKIEGPFRRACEITMRVLRQQSSTLLSVLTPFVYDPLVSWNKNHISEGGEKTNEKAVEHIKNIEQRLKGLIRYHGKKLENIALNLSVEGQTNQLILEATNVDNLCQMYFGWGAYM; this comes from the exons ATGGAAGTACATGATAACTCAATTATTCTTCAAACTAGTACCAG TAATGTGACAGTGGCAGATTCGGTATGGAAATTCATTAATAGTCCTATAATTGCAATATTTTCTGATTTAAAAAATGCAACTGCCAAACAAATGCTTTGTTCTTTATTGGAGTCAATAATTAAAAGTTCAGCTACTCTGACAACAGTTTTAATCCCACCTTTCAGCAATGGAATGCAAAATGAAACGCTAAAATGTCAATATACTG CATTTACCACCTGGTTGTTTGGTGTTATGTTTCACCTAGTTGGAAATCCTTTAAGTAATGAAGTTCTTAGCAACAGCATAGAGATACAAGCTTGTATGCTTAGAATATTATCTAGACATCATATTACAATGTTTGAAACGATTAGTAATGAATATATAAACATTCTTCAAG AAATATCAGAATTTTACAAAATCAGTGGAGAAGAAGATACAATTGTATTGAACAAATTTCATACAGAAaaagatattataaaaaatttggaTTTACAAGCATTTCCTATTACAATAAAATACTGTGATATACCACAAGTGCAAACATCTATAATTAaa aTTATAGAAAGGACAGGAGTTTCTGTTTGGAATCATAAAATACTCTCTGAAAAAGTATTAAATGTAATCATGATATCTGTTCCAAATGTAAAATTTATAGCATTAAAtctttgtataaaattaatgaaattttcattactTAGTAAAAAG gaacatgaaaatttgataCTCTATGTTATTGAGATTATTAAGTTACTTCCTACGTGGTTAAACTTATATGAAGTATCAGAGAATCaattgaataaatttttatgGGCATCTATTGAACTTATTCGGTCTTTATCAGTATCTTCAAACAGCATTGAACTCTGCTTTCAAATCATTGATTTTACAGTTAATGAAATGAAAT GTCGAGATACTAATCTTAATGCTGTAGAAGAAATACAAAAAGTAGCGTGTAGCAAGATTCAGCAATATTTTATCATGAGACCAAGGATTTGTAGTCTTTCTGAAacagaaaaatttatttcatattttgaaTATTGTCCG gattttattataatttttattcattgtGTACTTATTGATATCAAACACACAGTTAGTGCAAATGCTTCAGTGAATAATATATGTAATTCatggaatttattaaaaaaagagttAATAACTGCAACACAAAAGGAAAGGTTTAAAACATCCATGTATATCTTAAAAGCCTCACATATTTTACAATCATGGTTGAAAGAACTACAGTTAACAacaaatttgtatacacatgaGTTAGATTATGTTTTGAaggtattattaaaaaatctaaaTTCTGGGCTACATCAGCAAAAAGATATTATTTTCGAATGTCTAATATATATGATAGCACATAATGAATCAGATAAAGATTTAATTCAGAAAATATTAACATTAccatttatacaaaatattgaaattcCTGTGGATATACTCAATAATCATGCAAAAGAAATTGCTAAATCTCTTAATACTGATACAATGTTAAAATGTCTCGAAGCTTTATGTGAACATGGTACTGGAATGGAACGATTAAAGCTATTAAATACATGTATAGTAGGTTACCAAACTGAGATAGCAGCAGGAGCAGTATT GAATAGTGTACTACTTTTAAAGAGTGAAGGAGTACAATTGGGAAGTATTTCAAGATATGTTCTTCAACCTGCATTACATTCAAAAGAACAGAAAGTTCATGAAATGCTTGTAATTGCATTGAGTAAAATATGCTGTTATTTGTCAAAATGTGGAAGTTTCAAAAG AGGATCTGATAATACAACATGGACATTAAAGTGCAAATATTGTAATGATATATCTGAAAACAATATAAATTCTAATGCTTATATCTTGGAAGAATACGATCATCTTCTTCGTCcatattttagtttattatcTTCAAATTTTGTTTCAGTACGTTTGAAAATCTCtgaaaatattctttctttttcaaatcACATTATGTCCTTTAACAATAACAAAGTAGCAAAAATGTGGTTTTTATATATAGAAGATGAAAATCCTGCTATCCGTTTCAATATTGCTACAGCAATAAAAAGActattattgaataaaatagGCATCGTGTCAAAATTTACTATGACTATTGAAGATGATGTACCTGTTTGTTTAGACGAATTTGTTGGATCACTTATAAATACCATAGTACGAGCACTTATGAAAGCTTTAACAGATGCAAACCATGAGTTGCATGATACTTTACTTATTACTGCAAGAAATTGTGGATG TGTTCCATTGTTTATAATTGAAAGGcaaattttgaatatatttttaattactatATTGCACTCAACATCATCTTCAGCAGCAGTAGCTTTTGCAACTACCGCATATCATGATATTGCTAAATTCTTAAACGTTTCTCCAAAAGTTTTATACATTAGATATAAAAAAGATTTTCTCAag cTCATAATACAATGTGCAGTTCATAACTTTATACATTATTCTTACAATATGGCTACATCTATACACCGTGTTGCAAAATGTATTGGTTACGAAGGATCACGCCAGTTACTATGCAAAGATGGACATTACGCAGTTTGTTTTTTACTTCCTTTTATTATTGATGTGCCGAATGCAAGAACTCTTTTGCATGACATAGCTGAATTAACCAGTATGGATGAGAAACAAAtgttaaaagaatattttcct tACATTTGCAGTTATGCATTTCTGAATATGCCTCTTGCTACTGCTACGGAATGTTTAAGATTAGTTTCGAAAATTACGCAGACGAATTTATCACTTTTAACAAGACAATCATTTATG GGCATATTTGAAGAACTAATATTAAACTTTCATGAGTCTCCTAAGAAAATAGTtggattattaaaaattatatctgATTATGATAGTAATGCAGATAAAAATTACGTTACACATAAAGGAATT GAATCTTATTTGAATTTACGTTTACACGGCATATTAGTTAATTTTGATATAAAGCTTGGATTAAAATCGGACGAACATACACAGCAGTCAGCACTTGCTTCATTAGCTGCACTAATGGAGTATATGGGTGCACAATATTTGACACCGCTGAGGTATAAGATTTTGGCGACACTACGAACTTCGCTAGGATTTAAAAGACCAGGATTTAGACCTCTTGTTTGTGATGCATGGAATGCATTTATTCATAA TATAGCTATTAAAGAACTTGGTCCATTGTTACCAACGATATATGTTTCATTAATATCGTTATTAAATATGTATcgagaaaaaataattacaatgctAATGTTCCTACTTATTAAATGTAATGAAGAATGTCCAGAACATATTGCAGAATTGTTTTTTATAGATGATATTGAAGTACCTGTTGAAATGTCAAGCATAATTAAAGCACGAATTTTACAAACtag GCCTAAAGGATTTGAAGAGAATTTAAAATTATGGCTTAAACGAATTACGCATGAAACGGACGAAGTAATAATCAGAGCTTTGatgtatttacaaaaatttttaGCTGAAAATCGTAGTCAACTGAATGAAATGATTTTGAGTGAAACAAATATCCATCCATTGATTGTTGAT TTATTATACACATTATTAATCGGATGTCAACATAAAGATGAATCTATCCGTCTATTATATGGCGAATGTTTGGGAGAATTAGGAGCTATTGAACCAAGTCTTCTCCCTCGTAGAATTATTTCTAGAG TTGACAGTAAATTTATTTCTGATATGAATGAAGAATTTGCTTGTGCTATACTTTTTGAGCATGTTCGGGCGTTTCAAATGCAGAAAAGTAGTCAGAGTATGGATTGTTTCTCACTTGCTATTCAA GAAATTTTAAGAACATATGATATTTCGCCCCAAGGGAAAAACAGTGAACTATGGAATAGTTTACCAGTGACTATGAAACAGATCATTACCCCATTTTTAACTTCACATTACAAGATTGCAACTATCAGTGATGACAAAACGTTTCCTCATCCTATTTATgg TTCTGAAGCTGGTTCCTCTGTAGAAAACTGGGCATATAATTGGTTTTGTAATATGTTTAGTAATATCCACGATGAATCTCTTAATAATGTATTACGAGCATGTAAATTAGCACTCAAGcgtgatataaaaatattaacattttGTTTACCCCATGTTGTTG cgtatataataacaaatagtACTACACAAGAGCACGCAAAAATACGAGAAGAAATATTAACAATTATCGATGTTAGAAAAAAACCTACACTTGATCCTGAACTATCACGTCATAGACCTCTTAGACATGGACATAGAATAAAAGCAGATGATGCCAGAATTTCCGAAGAAACTAGGCGTACACGTTGTGCACAg ATCATATTTTCAGTATTAGATCATTTGCAAAGATGGCTTTGGGAACAACGATTGGTTCGAAATCACAAGTATGAAGCTTTAAAGA ACTTTTGTGAAACATTAAATGCATTAGTAGTGGCGGAAGGATGTTATCAATTTCAAGAATATCATAGAGCACTAATGTATTTAGAACAACACATGGCTTCTTCTAATAAGGGATTATCAGAAGCATTGGAGGGTGGATTACTTGCT AAAATATATGCACAACTGGATGAACCAGATGGCATATCTGGCATATTAGCTACACAGGATCATACTCCTACAGTTCAACAACTAGTTTTAGCTCATGAAGTCAATGGGCAACTTCag GATGCTGCTACCTGTTATGAAAGATTGGCACAGAAAAAGACTTTGAAGCATacatatttacaaggaatgatCCAGTGTTATCTTGGTCTCGATCAACCTTTTACAGCAAAACATATCACTGAAGGAGTCTTAAGTAACAGATCAGAGTTAGAGCCATTAATGATTGAACACGAGCCGTTTTGGAGATTAGCTCATTTCATAAGATTTGATGACACTTcccaaaaaaatataaaacatatactACTTGAAGATCTTAAGAAAGGTATTAAACCAGATTTATCATCCTTAAAAAAGAATCTGGTATCATTGTTAGAAGATGCATCACGGCCAGGAGCTTATCAACAAAGCTATTCTTACATTATGAA GTTACATATATTAAATGAATTTGATAAAGCAGTTGCTACTATGCTGACTGATATGGGAAAATTACCAATGATATTCGAAGAATGGGAGAAACGTGGTCAACTTGTCCGCGCTTCACGAGGAGTAGAATTTGTGTTAAGTATGCGTAGAGCTACACTAGATTTGGCACTTCAATTACAGAGAGAAAttgaaaacaaagaaaattcTGTATTAAAACAAGAAATTGGCAAGATTTGGCTTAAGAGTGCGAAGATTGCGAGAAA GAGTGGATTACATCAAcaagcatatatgtatattttgtcTGCCAGTGATTCTTGTCCTCCACAACAACTTTATATAGAACAAGCACAATTATATTGGCAAAAGGGCTGTCAAGAAGATGCTTTTATAACCCTAAAGCGTTGTTTCTCCAGTTGTTTTCGTCCAGCTATGCACTACAAAAATTTGCCAACAGGCGAATCTTTAGAAGAAAGGAAACAATGTGCAAAG GCAAAACTTTTATATGCGAAATATAATGATGAAACAGTTAATGTAGATACCGAtgctaatattataaattacaaagAAGCTATTGAAGTTTGGAGAGAATGGGAAAAAAGTTTACTGTTTTGTGCACAGTACTATGAGTCTGTTATAGATAGAATGTCTGATGAAGAGAAAGATTCAATGGGACG AGATTTACAAGTGCATACCATGAATTACTATGGGAagtcacttcaatatggttgTAAGTACATTCATCAATCTATGCCGAGAATGTTGACTATATGGTTAGATTTCGCTTCGCGTGCAACATCACGATCTGACAGTCTTAATGATGGGGAACAAGAAAAATTTCGACGAGACGCATTATTAAAAATGTCAAAAATCATGG AAGTGTATCATGAAAGACTACCAATATTCATGTGGCTAACTGCATTTAGCCAACTTGTATCACGAATATGTCATCCTTCTCTTGAGGTGCAAAAGACTATCTGTACCATATTAGTAAAACTAATTCATGCTTATCCCCAACATAGTTTATGGATGATGGCATCAGTTATTAAT TCTTCATATCCTGCACGACAAAGACGTTGCCAAGAAATTCTTAGTCATCCTAAACTTAAAACGCCAGAAATGACTAAACTTATTACAGATTTTCATAAATTATGGGAGCGATTAATTGAATTATCAAATAAAGCAATACCAGAA GGTGTTATGAATACGACAGTAAATCTCTTGTCACGGAATCTTCCCCGTTTACTTTCAAGCAAGGAATTTAGTCCAATAATGATACCAACGACCAAATTTAGACAACTGCATCTGCCGTCTAAGGGCATGTCGTTAGAAAATTATAATGCATTTTCTTC aaattggaTTCATATATCCGGAATAGAAGATAATGTAGCTGTTATGCCATCTCTTCAAAGACCGCGGCGTATTACATTAAAAGGGTCGGATGGTAAAGATTATCTATTTATGTGTAAGCCAAAAGATGATTTACGAAGAGACTTCAGATTAATGGAATTCAAtgatattgtaaataaatatctTCAAAATGATCCAGAATCTCGACAAAGAAGATTGTATATACGGACATAT AGCGTTGTACCTCTGAATGAAGAATGCGGTTTAGTAGAATGGGTACCGAATTTAGTTGGGTTTAGACCCATTATTATAAGTTTGTATAAAGAAAGAGGTATTGCAATTTCGAATAGAGAACTTAGAAGCATATTATGCT CGTTAAAAGATCCAttggagaagaaaaagaaggtgTTTCTACAACAACTTCTTCCGCGTCATCCATCAGTACTCGGAGATTGGTTTCGTCTTACATTCCCTGATCCATATGGGTG gtATGAAGCACGTACTGCCTATATTAGAACTACAGCAGTAATGTCTATGGTGGGATATATTCTTGGCCTTGGAGATCGTCATggagaaaatatattatttgattCTAAATGTGGAGATTGTGTACACGTAGATTTTAATTGTTTGTTTAATAGG GGAGAATTGTTTGAGTGGCCAGAACGTGTACCATTTCGTTTAACGCATAATATGGTAGATGCTATGGGACCATTAAAAATTGAGGGACCGTTTAGGCGCGCTTGTGAAATAACTATGAGGGTTCTCCGACAACAAAGTAGCACATTATTAAGTGTATTAACACCATTTGTATATGACCCACTTGTAAGCTGGAATAAGAATCATATTAGTGAAGGTGGTGAGAAAACAAATGAAAAA gCTGTGgaacatataaaaaatatagaacaacGACTCAAAGGTTTAATTCGATATCATGGAAAAAAATTAGAGAATATTGCTTTAAATCTTAGTGTTGAGGGACAAACTAATCAGTTGATTTTAGAAGCGACTAATGTAGATAATCTTTGTCAAATGTACTTTGGATGGGGCGCATACATGTAA